One window of the Flavobacteriaceae bacterium YJPT1-3 genome contains the following:
- a CDS encoding type IX secretion system membrane protein PorP/SprF codes for MKNTSILDRSLWFSILLLLCGLMPAVAQQDAQYTQYMYNTVAINPAYAGNRGVLSIVGLHRSQWVGLEGAPRTQSLSVHSPIGLSNMGLGLSIVNDALGPAQETYVNVDFSYTVNTSAEGRLSFGVKAGGHILDVDFSRLNIFNPGDPRFQNNIDNKFSPNIGAGAYYHTDRFYLGVSVPNLLTTEHFDESLNSNSTSFVAEERLHYYGIAGYTFDLSSDVKFKPSTMVKLVAGAPLQVDVSANFLLYQKLTLGAAYRWSAALSGMVGFQVSDGLMIGFAYDRETTELGETIYNDGSYEVFLRFELFREYDRMLTPRFF; via the coding sequence ATGAAGAATACATCAATTCTTGATCGATCGTTATGGTTCAGCATATTGCTGCTGTTGTGCGGATTAATGCCCGCTGTAGCTCAGCAGGATGCGCAGTACACCCAGTACATGTACAATACGGTAGCCATCAATCCGGCTTACGCCGGAAATAGAGGCGTGTTGAGCATTGTAGGACTGCACCGCAGTCAATGGGTAGGACTGGAAGGAGCGCCTCGCACCCAGAGTCTGAGTGTACACTCACCCATAGGCTTGAGCAATATGGGACTGGGATTGTCGATTGTTAACGACGCTTTGGGCCCGGCACAGGAAACCTACGTCAACGTTGATTTCAGCTATACGGTCAATACCTCGGCAGAGGGTCGATTGAGCTTTGGAGTAAAAGCCGGTGGACATATTCTGGATGTGGACTTTTCGCGACTGAATATTTTCAATCCGGGGGATCCTCGTTTTCAAAACAACATCGATAATAAATTCTCCCCCAACATTGGAGCCGGAGCCTATTATCATACTGATCGCTTCTACCTGGGGGTATCGGTACCCAATTTACTGACCACTGAGCATTTTGATGAAAGCCTGAACAGCAACTCCACCAGTTTTGTGGCCGAGGAGCGTCTGCATTACTACGGGATCGCAGGATACACTTTCGATCTGTCGAGTGATGTCAAGTTCAAGCCCTCGACTATGGTCAAGTTGGTGGCCGGAGCGCCTCTACAGGTGGATGTCAGCGCCAACTTTCTGTTGTATCAGAAACTCACCCTGGGTGCGGCTTATCGCTGGAGTGCTGCTTTGAGCGGGATGGTAGGATTTCAGGTGTCTGATGGTTTGATGATCGGCTTTGCCTATGATCGGGAGACCACTGAACTGGGAGAAACCATATATAACGACGGAAGTTATGAGGTGTTTTTACGATTTGAGCTCTTTAGAGAATACGATCGTATGTTGACCCCGCGTTTCTTTTAA
- the ruvC gene encoding crossover junction endodeoxyribonuclease RuvC, with protein sequence MKAEKIILGIDPGTTIMGFGLIKVVDKKMHFLQLNELQLKKYADPYVKLKVIFERTIELIDTFHPDEIAIEAPFFGKNVQSMLKLGRAQGVAMAAGLSRQIPITEYLPKKIKMAITGNGNASKEQVAKMLQSMLQLKELPKNLDSTDGLAAAVCHFYNSGKVEVGKNYTGWAAFVNQNEGRVKK encoded by the coding sequence TTGAAAGCAGAGAAAATCATTTTAGGGATCGATCCCGGGACTACCATCATGGGTTTTGGACTCATCAAAGTGGTGGACAAGAAGATGCATTTTCTTCAGTTGAATGAACTGCAGCTCAAGAAATACGCGGATCCCTACGTCAAACTCAAAGTGATCTTTGAGCGAACGATTGAACTCATTGACACTTTCCATCCGGATGAAATTGCCATTGAAGCGCCTTTTTTTGGAAAGAACGTGCAATCCATGCTTAAATTAGGCCGTGCTCAGGGAGTGGCCATGGCCGCCGGTTTGAGTCGGCAGATCCCCATCACCGAATACCTGCCCAAAAAGATCAAAATGGCGATCACCGGCAATGGCAATGCCAGTAAAGAACAGGTAGCCAAGATGCTCCAAAGCATGCTCCAGCTCAAAGAACTCCCCAAAAATTTAGACAGTACCGATGGCCTTGCGGCGGCGGTCTGTCATTTTTACAATTCTGGAAAGGTGGAGGTAGGCAAAAACTATACAGGCTGGGCGGCTTTTGTCAATCAGAATGAAGGACGTGTCAAAAAATAA
- a CDS encoding cyclase family protein, translating into MKTTIKIKEKLRVIDLTKPLDISLPLKSGRSNPMAWYQEAPSIQPVKEKKWIAKVTEGAAINFNRIQFAPHAHGTHTECVGHITPEFYSVNDCLKHYFFLAEVITLVPEDYMGDRVFSKKQLEHRMQEESPEALVIRTLPNTRSKRTKKYDHTNWPYFLEEAALWLRECGIKHLLVDLPSIDREEDHGQLLAHRAFWNYPEAPRMESTITELIYVPARVKDGLYILNLQLAPFHNNASPSKPVLYSIQ; encoded by the coding sequence TTGAAAACGACGATCAAAATCAAGGAGAAACTCAGGGTTATCGATCTGACCAAGCCCCTGGATATTTCTTTGCCCCTAAAGTCCGGTCGGAGTAACCCAATGGCCTGGTATCAAGAGGCGCCCAGTATACAACCGGTTAAGGAGAAAAAATGGATAGCCAAGGTAACTGAAGGAGCAGCGATCAATTTTAACCGAATCCAGTTTGCACCTCATGCCCACGGCACACATACGGAGTGCGTAGGGCACATCACTCCTGAATTTTACAGTGTCAACGACTGTTTGAAACACTACTTTTTTCTGGCAGAGGTGATCACTTTAGTTCCCGAAGATTATATGGGGGATCGTGTATTTTCTAAAAAGCAATTAGAGCATCGTATGCAGGAAGAATCCCCTGAAGCTTTGGTCATTCGGACACTTCCCAATACCCGTTCCAAAAGGACCAAAAAGTACGACCACACCAACTGGCCTTATTTTTTGGAAGAGGCCGCTCTATGGCTGAGGGAATGCGGAATAAAGCATTTGCTGGTTGATCTTCCCTCCATAGATCGGGAAGAAGATCATGGACAGCTCCTGGCGCACCGGGCTTTTTGGAATTATCCGGAAGCACCGCGCATGGAAAGCACCATCACTGAATTGATCTATGTCCCTGCACGGGTCAAGGACGGCCTCTACATACTCAATCTCCAGCTTGCCCCTTTTCACAACAATGCAAGCCCTAGTAAACCGGTGCTGTACAGCATCCAATAA
- a CDS encoding tetratricopeptide repeat protein, giving the protein MILAWITYTAGAQTPAVAVADSLYQIGDYSRAIQLLNSLPPKNPTLLSRLARAYQSQGNDVQAMEHYRRAIALDSSLIVSRDALGKLLISNAQFQEAATLYESLLDAYPKNAQFHYQRARAYQYLATRDTVQPLIYDQWAIDAFSKAVALDSSHFKAMYELGKIELKARNYPMVEQLGKKVLAQAPDHIEMLGLMGQNYSARQFYRDAIPYYERLLDLGQRSQFLHEKLGMAYYQTRFYELAVEQYLAALAYAPQDDQLHLILAKLYGHLSNLERAEYHAKQALFYKDLPLDEEYFTLGNTYKLQKKFGSAIAQFQKALEENPDHEKAFYALAVSADNYYKDRKAVIALYENYLEKYGDRNPYLKQLTEERVTMLREEVFMAADKQ; this is encoded by the coding sequence TTGATTTTAGCATGGATTACCTATACAGCTGGAGCTCAAACTCCGGCTGTTGCTGTAGCCGATAGTCTCTATCAAATAGGCGATTACTCCCGGGCCATCCAGCTTTTGAATAGCCTGCCTCCAAAGAACCCAACCTTACTGAGTCGGTTGGCCAGGGCGTATCAGTCACAGGGAAATGATGTACAGGCCATGGAGCACTACAGGCGAGCCATCGCCCTGGATTCCAGTCTGATCGTTTCCAGAGATGCTTTGGGTAAACTCCTAATCAGCAATGCGCAGTTTCAGGAAGCCGCTACCCTATACGAATCCCTGCTGGACGCCTATCCTAAAAACGCGCAATTTCATTACCAAAGAGCTCGGGCCTATCAATACCTGGCCACCCGCGATACGGTTCAGCCCCTGATTTACGATCAATGGGCGATTGACGCTTTCTCGAAAGCAGTAGCGCTAGACAGCAGTCATTTTAAAGCGATGTACGAGTTGGGGAAAATTGAGCTCAAAGCACGCAACTATCCCATGGTCGAGCAGCTGGGTAAAAAAGTACTGGCTCAGGCTCCTGATCATATCGAAATGCTCGGATTGATGGGACAGAACTATTCGGCGCGACAATTCTATCGGGACGCTATTCCTTATTACGAGCGCCTTTTGGACTTGGGGCAGCGCTCCCAGTTCCTGCACGAGAAATTGGGCATGGCGTACTACCAAACACGCTTTTATGAATTGGCCGTAGAGCAATATCTAGCCGCTCTGGCGTATGCGCCGCAAGACGATCAGCTGCATCTGATCCTGGCTAAATTGTACGGGCATCTCAGCAATTTGGAGCGGGCTGAATACCACGCTAAACAGGCTCTCTTCTATAAGGATTTGCCCTTAGATGAAGAATATTTCACTTTAGGGAACACCTATAAACTGCAAAAGAAATTCGGATCGGCTATCGCCCAATTTCAAAAGGCGCTGGAAGAAAATCCAGACCATGAAAAAGCCTTTTATGCCTTAGCCGTAAGCGCTGATAATTACTACAAGGATCGAAAAGCGGTGATTGCTTTGTACGAGAACTATTTGGAGAAATACGGCGATCGAAACCCCTACCTAAAGCAATTGACCGAGGAACGTGTTACAATGCTTCGCGAAGAAGTCTTTATGGCCGCAGACAAGCAATAA
- the hemW gene encoding radical SAM family heme chaperone HemW: protein MSGIYMHIPFCKQACHYCDFHFSTSMKKRPEMIAALQKELELRKDEQPEEVQTIYFGGGTPSVLETQEIEDLVQTVYDHFPVAQNPEITLEANPDDLSPEKLDQLAASSINRLSIGVQSFFDQDLKLMNRAHDAPMALRSLQLSRKLFDNISIDLIYGMPAMSDERWRANLKQAVDLDIPHISSYALTVEPNTALHRFVQKEVVIMPEEELVLTHFNSLQELMAHSGYTHYELSNFGKPGFHSKNNSAYWQGKSYLGIGPSAHSFDGARRSWNINNNTKYLKALAADTLAREVETLTMTDRYNEYIMTGLRTIWGVDLALIEQKFGKTYREYALQQAHKHLEEHLMFLENDTLFVSKKGKFLSDGLAADLFLINLKDKA, encoded by the coding sequence ATGAGCGGGATCTACATGCATATTCCCTTTTGTAAGCAGGCTTGTCATTACTGCGATTTTCATTTCAGTACCTCCATGAAAAAGCGACCGGAGATGATCGCGGCGCTTCAAAAGGAACTAGAATTAAGAAAGGACGAGCAACCGGAAGAGGTACAGACCATCTACTTTGGAGGGGGAACCCCATCGGTTCTGGAAACCCAGGAAATTGAAGACCTGGTACAAACGGTGTACGATCATTTTCCGGTAGCTCAGAATCCGGAGATCACCCTGGAGGCCAATCCGGATGACTTGAGTCCGGAAAAATTAGATCAGTTGGCAGCTTCTTCCATCAATAGACTGAGTATTGGGGTGCAATCCTTTTTTGATCAGGATTTGAAATTGATGAATCGCGCCCATGATGCCCCAATGGCCCTGCGCAGCCTTCAGCTTTCGCGAAAGCTTTTTGACAACATCAGTATTGACCTGATCTACGGGATGCCGGCCATGAGCGATGAGCGCTGGCGCGCTAATCTCAAGCAGGCCGTAGACCTGGACATTCCGCATATTTCTTCTTATGCGCTTACGGTGGAGCCCAACACCGCCTTGCATCGATTTGTACAAAAAGAAGTGGTTATCATGCCTGAAGAAGAGCTGGTATTGACGCATTTTAATAGTCTACAGGAACTGATGGCGCATTCCGGCTACACCCACTACGAACTTTCCAATTTTGGAAAACCGGGATTTCATTCTAAAAACAACAGTGCCTACTGGCAGGGGAAATCCTATCTGGGTATAGGCCCATCAGCTCATAGTTTTGACGGAGCACGCCGGAGCTGGAATATCAATAACAACACAAAATACCTCAAGGCCTTAGCGGCAGATACCTTAGCCCGTGAAGTGGAAACATTAACAATGACCGATCGGTATAACGAGTACATCATGACCGGTTTGCGGACGATCTGGGGCGTAGATCTTGCGCTCATCGAGCAGAAGTTTGGAAAGACCTATCGTGAATATGCATTGCAACAGGCGCATAAGCACCTGGAAGAGCACTTAATGTTCTTAGAGAATGACACGCTGTTTGTGAGTAAAAAGGGAAAATTTCTTAGTGATGGCCTGGCGGCCGATCTTTTCCTGATTAACTTAAAAGATAAGGCATAG
- a CDS encoding BlaI/MecI/CopY family transcriptional regulator, whose amino-acid sequence MKQLTKAEEEIMQLLWEQGSANVASLIEAMPEPKPAYNTVSTIVRILESKGFVDYRKEGRGHIYFPIIKKADYSNASMKTMLNNYFDGSFKSMVSFFVKKNDMNVQELEEVLKEINKKQ is encoded by the coding sequence ATGAAACAATTAACCAAAGCCGAAGAAGAGATCATGCAATTGCTCTGGGAGCAGGGGAGCGCCAATGTGGCTTCCCTGATAGAGGCCATGCCAGAACCTAAACCGGCCTACAATACCGTATCGACCATTGTGCGCATCTTAGAGTCTAAAGGATTTGTAGACTACCGCAAAGAAGGTAGGGGACATATTTATTTTCCCATCATCAAGAAAGCTGATTACAGCAACGCCAGTATGAAAACCATGCTCAACAATTACTTTGACGGTAGCTTCAAAAGTATGGTGTCTTTCTTTGTCAAGAAAAATGACATGAACGTTCAGGAGCTGGAGGAGGTGCTGAAAGAAATCAATAAAAAGCAGTAG
- a CDS encoding DUF4260 domain-containing protein — MKIILKLEELSQLGLGIYLFSLTGWSWWWFAGLFLLPDIGILGYAINAAVGAHTYNFFHHKGLALVLFLMGRVLLNPVLEICGIILFAHAAFDRALGYGLKYERGFQYTHLGHLEKLAQQENETTGT; from the coding sequence ATGAAGATCATCTTAAAACTAGAAGAGCTCTCCCAATTGGGCCTTGGCATTTATCTATTCTCACTCACCGGATGGTCTTGGTGGTGGTTCGCAGGTCTTTTTCTACTGCCCGACATCGGCATCTTAGGGTATGCGATCAATGCAGCGGTAGGTGCTCATACCTATAACTTTTTTCACCATAAGGGCCTGGCTCTTGTCTTATTTCTCATGGGGCGTGTTCTCCTGAATCCGGTACTGGAAATTTGTGGGATCATACTCTTTGCCCATGCTGCTTTTGACCGTGCTTTGGGCTACGGGCTCAAGTATGAACGTGGTTTTCAATACACCCATCTGGGGCACCTTGAAAAATTAGCGCAGCAAGAGAACGAAACGACAGGAACATAA
- a CDS encoding OmpA family protein has translation MKLIFQTVLIGVLTLLSLQAFGQERDLERADKKFNQYAFIDAQKIYLKVAEEGYASADLFEKLGDSYYFNADYEEAKRWYDRLVNEFPTQVSAEYYFRYAQTLRSIKEYKKADAMMDQFNALANNDSRGVLFDGDRDYLKEITYRKSTYELQKLRRLNSRFSDFAPMIYENRLIFSSSRDTGSAGKRIYKWNNQPFLDLFQAAIDPKGEPGKVSSFGGDLNTKFHESTTAFTKDGKTMYFTRNNYLDGKLKEDNEGTNRLKIYKATKKGSGWSDPVELPFNSDEFSVAHPSLNAANDRLYFASDMPGTRGLSDIWYVSVDASGKYGKPVNLGPSINTEGRESFPFMSKKGNLYFASNGHPGLGGLDVYVSTYSGDGERSKVINLGEPINSSDDDFTFIVDDDALSGYFASNRRGGRGSDDIYRFVQIEDPACDVVIQGAITDLDSGEILPDTQVVLLDLEGNELSSTTSTAEGIYVLNAVCDTRYVIRASKTEYTTAEKIVLTPEQSATIDQPIALEKRLKTVREGDDLGQILDLNPIYFDFDRFNIRRDAAEELEKIVAAMKEFPNLKIDVRSHTDSRGNDSYNRSLSDKRAKATVNWMINRGIDANRLSGQGYGESQPVNNCTNGADCTEAEFQLNRRSEFIVLSNEDQ, from the coding sequence ATGAAGTTAATTTTTCAAACCGTTCTTATTGGAGTGCTTACTTTACTAAGCCTGCAAGCCTTTGGTCAGGAACGCGATCTAGAGCGGGCCGATAAAAAATTCAATCAATACGCCTTTATCGATGCTCAGAAAATCTATCTTAAGGTAGCAGAAGAAGGCTATGCCTCTGCCGATCTATTTGAAAAACTAGGAGACTCGTATTACTTTAATGCTGATTATGAAGAAGCCAAACGCTGGTACGATCGTTTGGTGAACGAATTCCCTACCCAGGTCAGTGCAGAATATTATTTCCGCTACGCACAGACCCTACGAAGTATCAAAGAATACAAAAAAGCCGATGCCATGATGGATCAGTTCAATGCATTGGCCAACAACGATTCACGGGGCGTGCTGTTTGATGGAGATCGGGATTACCTGAAAGAAATCACGTATAGGAAAAGTACCTATGAGCTACAAAAGCTGCGTCGCCTGAATTCGCGTTTTTCTGACTTTGCGCCCATGATCTATGAAAACAGGTTGATCTTCTCTTCCTCACGGGATACAGGTTCGGCGGGAAAACGTATTTATAAATGGAACAATCAACCTTTTTTGGATTTGTTTCAGGCAGCTATTGACCCTAAGGGAGAGCCCGGAAAAGTGAGCTCATTTGGTGGTGATCTGAATACTAAGTTCCATGAAAGTACCACAGCTTTTACCAAAGACGGGAAGACGATGTACTTTACCCGGAACAATTACCTGGACGGGAAGCTGAAAGAAGACAATGAAGGGACCAATCGGTTGAAGATTTACAAAGCGACCAAAAAAGGGAGCGGCTGGTCAGATCCGGTCGAACTGCCTTTCAATAGTGACGAATTCAGTGTAGCGCACCCTAGCTTAAACGCAGCTAACGACCGACTCTATTTTGCGTCTGATATGCCGGGCACACGCGGACTTTCAGACATCTGGTATGTCAGTGTCGATGCTTCTGGCAAGTATGGGAAACCGGTCAATTTGGGCCCCTCCATCAATACTGAAGGTAGAGAGAGCTTCCCCTTTATGAGTAAGAAAGGAAACTTATACTTTGCCTCCAATGGGCATCCGGGTCTGGGAGGTTTGGACGTGTACGTCAGTACCTATTCCGGAGATGGCGAACGCTCTAAAGTCATCAATCTGGGAGAGCCTATCAATAGCTCAGACGATGACTTCACTTTTATCGTGGACGATGATGCCTTATCCGGGTATTTTGCCTCCAACCGTCGTGGTGGTCGGGGAAGTGACGATATTTATCGCTTTGTTCAAATTGAAGATCCCGCCTGTGATGTGGTGATTCAAGGAGCAATCACTGATCTGGATAGCGGTGAGATCCTCCCGGATACCCAGGTCGTTTTACTGGACCTGGAAGGCAATGAATTGTCGAGTACAACTTCGACTGCTGAAGGAATCTATGTGCTGAATGCAGTTTGCGACACCCGCTATGTCATTCGCGCAAGCAAAACAGAATACACCACTGCAGAAAAAATTGTGCTCACCCCGGAGCAATCTGCGACCATAGATCAGCCTATTGCTCTTGAAAAACGTCTAAAAACCGTACGGGAAGGCGACGATCTTGGACAAATTCTCGATCTCAATCCGATCTATTTTGATTTTGACCGCTTTAATATTCGTAGAGATGCTGCCGAAGAACTGGAGAAGATCGTAGCGGCCATGAAAGAATTCCCCAATTTAAAAATTGACGTGCGATCGCATACCGACAGCCGGGGGAATGACTCCTACAACAGAAGTCTTTCCGACAAACGGGCTAAGGCCACCGTCAATTGGATGATTAATCGCGGCATTGACGCCAATAGACTTAGCGGTCAAGGCTACGGCGAATCACAACCGGTGAATAACTGTACCAATGGTGCTGATTGTACGGAGGCTGAGTTTCAACTCAATAGACGCTCAGAGTTTATCGTTTTGAGCAATGAAGACCAATAA
- a CDS encoding DUF456 domain-containing protein: MDMILIVFGFLFCIVGVVGSVLPVLPGPPLGWVGLLLLHLTSAVPMNYWFLGITLVLALAIVVLDYVIPAAGTKRFGGSKSGAWGTTIGLIVGIIVPIPFGILIGPFLGAFIGEVFFNKSDNKTALRAAFGSFLGFLTGTFMKLTLSLIFTGLFIYKGIQYSDALFTS; the protein is encoded by the coding sequence ATGGACATGATCTTGATCGTTTTTGGTTTTCTTTTCTGCATCGTAGGCGTAGTGGGAAGTGTACTGCCGGTACTGCCCGGGCCACCTCTGGGCTGGGTTGGCCTGCTGTTGCTTCATCTCACCAGCGCGGTACCCATGAACTATTGGTTTTTGGGAATCACCCTGGTACTCGCTCTGGCCATAGTTGTGCTTGACTATGTAATTCCTGCCGCCGGAACCAAACGTTTTGGAGGCAGCAAATCAGGAGCCTGGGGAACCACTATCGGACTGATCGTGGGGATCATTGTGCCTATTCCCTTCGGGATACTCATCGGACCCTTTTTGGGGGCTTTTATAGGCGAAGTGTTTTTTAATAAGAGCGACAACAAAACCGCCTTACGCGCTGCTTTTGGTTCCTTTTTGGGTTTTCTGACCGGAACATTTATGAAGCTGACCCTCAGTTTAATCTTTACCGGCCTCTTTATCTATAAGGGAATTCAGTATTCGGATGCCTTGTTTACCTCATAA
- a CDS encoding M56 family metallopeptidase codes for MERYLVEIILFQSVFLSIYGLFLRKETHFTANRVYLLLTPVLALVLPLIKIPQLQTALPPTLTQWVYELPTVFIGESQEVVQESLAPVTIEAGSSFPWLYLYLLGALVGLGILAFKWRKLNQFKAGKSLSIDDHITLIELPESTEAFTFLNTIFLGSAIDPLSRKQILIHEKVHVKHKHSWDLLYFELLRIVFWFNPLVYLYQGELRALHEYIADAQAAKQTEPKSYYQGLLSQVFGTQQLSFINTFYHYSLIKKRILMLSKPQSRKQSLLKYLLLIPILAGMLFYVSCTSQDLNTEQGSVDQKIAELQLAIEEQGELTAEQRSRLSQTIGGSGDNTFIHEEQRKELEEIPFAVIDEIPVYPGCEGLDNQAAKKCMSQKISSLVGTNFDTSVGKDRDMKGTNRVYVRFKIDKNGQVTDIQSRAEYPELEQEAERVIKMIPAMKPGKQKGKTVSVLYSLPIIFKIDE; via the coding sequence ATGGAACGATATCTTGTAGAAATCATCCTCTTCCAGTCTGTTTTCCTCAGCATCTATGGTTTGTTCTTGCGCAAAGAGACCCACTTTACGGCCAATCGAGTTTATTTGTTACTGACCCCGGTGCTGGCTCTCGTTTTACCGTTGATCAAGATCCCGCAATTACAAACGGCCTTGCCCCCAACACTTACCCAGTGGGTCTATGAATTACCCACGGTGTTTATTGGGGAGTCTCAAGAAGTCGTTCAGGAGTCCCTGGCACCGGTCACCATTGAGGCAGGCTCTTCGTTCCCCTGGCTTTACCTCTATCTCTTAGGGGCGCTCGTCGGATTGGGAATCCTGGCGTTTAAATGGAGAAAACTGAATCAATTTAAAGCCGGAAAATCCCTAAGCATTGACGATCACATTACCTTGATCGAATTGCCGGAGAGTACCGAAGCCTTTACCTTTCTCAACACCATTTTTTTGGGTTCAGCCATTGATCCGCTTTCGCGAAAGCAAATTCTCATCCACGAAAAAGTACATGTCAAACACAAGCACAGTTGGGATCTTCTCTATTTCGAGCTGCTCCGCATTGTGTTCTGGTTCAATCCGCTGGTCTATCTCTATCAAGGTGAGCTTCGTGCTTTGCATGAATACATCGCCGACGCCCAGGCCGCCAAACAAACCGAACCAAAATCCTATTACCAAGGGTTGCTAAGCCAGGTATTTGGTACCCAGCAGCTCTCATTCATCAATACCTTTTATCACTATTCATTAATCAAAAAACGAATTCTTATGTTATCCAAACCACAATCCAGAAAACAAAGCTTATTGAAGTATCTGCTACTCATTCCCATTCTTGCTGGGATGCTCTTCTATGTTTCCTGTACCAGTCAGGATTTAAACACTGAGCAAGGTTCAGTAGATCAAAAAATAGCCGAATTACAACTCGCTATAGAAGAGCAGGGCGAATTGACTGCTGAACAGCGCAGTCGTCTTAGTCAGACCATCGGCGGTTCAGGCGACAACACATTCATTCATGAAGAGCAGCGTAAGGAGTTAGAAGAAATCCCCTTTGCAGTTATTGATGAAATTCCGGTCTATCCCGGTTGTGAAGGCCTCGACAATCAGGCAGCCAAGAAGTGCATGAGTCAAAAAATATCATCCCTTGTCGGTACAAATTTTGACACTTCCGTGGGTAAAGATCGCGACATGAAAGGGACCAATCGAGTCTATGTGCGTTTCAAAATCGATAAGAACGGGCAAGTCACCGATATCCAGTCCAGAGCTGAATATCCAGAGCTGGAACAAGAAGCAGAGCGCGTCATCAAAATGATCCCTGCCATGAAACCCGGGAAACAAAAAGGGAAGACGGTCTCCGTTTTATATTCCTTACCTATTATTTTTAAAATAGACGAATAG
- a CDS encoding glycosyltransferase, with protein MEIVISSLILNWFVLYAVCILGLAWSCNQEQKKQSRAQSANGEALHRFSIIIPFRNEEHRLPPLLASLATLDYPQTHVELVFVDDHSEDQSTTLIRTFQKNHPEWSIQLVTSASEGKKAALYTGISQAQMPFIVTTDADCVVLPSWLKTFNAHFQNPGIQLLCGPVRLVADGSWVAAFDRLDFLAQQACSLGAHGLGIPLGCSGANLAFAKAEFHTINGYAGNAHIASGDDVFLLHKMMDKNPAQVAYVTVPTATVSTPANTSWKALLQQRIRWGTKAPAYTHRSSRFLTGFLVLSNLLLALMTLVLLFATALTPSVLIAWILKLGSDVFFVLLAAQVYKQKDVFNSLWWVTPCYPFYISALSLSSLWLPAFWKGRSLTK; from the coding sequence ATGGAAATCGTGATCTCCTCCCTGATCCTCAATTGGTTTGTGCTTTATGCGGTTTGCATACTCGGATTGGCCTGGTCCTGTAACCAGGAACAAAAGAAACAATCCCGAGCTCAATCCGCTAACGGAGAGGCTTTACACCGCTTTTCCATCATCATACCTTTCCGAAATGAGGAGCACCGACTACCCCCTTTGCTGGCTTCGCTGGCCACTTTAGACTATCCTCAAACTCATGTTGAACTGGTTTTTGTGGACGATCACAGTGAGGATCAATCCACTACGCTTATCCGCACTTTCCAGAAGAATCATCCGGAATGGTCTATTCAGCTTGTAACCAGTGCTTCGGAGGGTAAGAAAGCAGCATTATACACCGGCATTAGCCAGGCCCAAATGCCCTTCATCGTGACCACCGATGCCGATTGCGTCGTACTCCCTTCCTGGCTGAAGACATTCAATGCTCATTTTCAGAACCCCGGTATTCAGCTGCTTTGCGGTCCGGTACGATTGGTGGCTGATGGTTCTTGGGTGGCTGCATTCGATCGCCTCGATTTTCTGGCGCAGCAGGCTTGCTCGCTGGGAGCTCATGGCCTGGGGATCCCTCTGGGCTGCAGTGGGGCGAATCTCGCTTTCGCGAAAGCGGAATTTCATACGATCAACGGCTATGCAGGAAATGCCCATATCGCCAGTGGGGATGATGTTTTCCTCTTGCATAAAATGATGGATAAAAACCCTGCTCAAGTGGCTTATGTTACCGTTCCGACGGCTACCGTAAGCACCCCAGCCAATACTTCCTGGAAGGCCTTACTGCAACAACGGATTCGATGGGGAACAAAAGCCCCGGCATACACCCATCGATCCAGCCGATTCCTCACCGGTTTTCTGGTACTGTCCAATCTACTGTTGGCCCTGATGACGCTAGTATTGCTCTTTGCTACTGCCTTGACACCCTCGGTACTGATCGCCTGGATACTCAAGCTGGGAAGCGATGTTTTTTTCGTGCTACTAGCTGCTCAGGTCTATAAACAAAAGGACGTGTTTAATTCCTTGTGGTGGGTGACCCCTTGCTATCCCTTCTATATTTCGGCCCTAAGTCTGAGCAGTTTGTGGCTTCCCGCTTTCTGGAAAGGCAGAAGCCTTACCAAATGA